A region of Gracilinanus agilis isolate LMUSP501 chromosome 3, AgileGrace, whole genome shotgun sequence DNA encodes the following proteins:
- the LOC123238952 gene encoding olfactory receptor 8G1-like produces MDRGNKSAVTNFILEGLTDRPELQIPLLLLFLSIYVVTVLGNLGMITLIGVSSHLHTPMYYLLSSLSFIDVCHSTVITPKMLVNFVSEKNIISYNGCMAQLYFFLIFVIAECHMLAAMAYDRYVAICSPLLYNVIMSHQVCIWLVGGVYMMAFVGATAHTGCMLRVFFCKDLVNHYFCDLNPLLEISCSSTYVNEVLVLCFSAFNILTPTLTILSSYVFIIASILRIRSTDGRSKAFSTCSSHMTAVGIFFGSAAFMYLQPSSVSSMEQAKVSSVFYTILVPMLNPLIYSLRNKDVKVAMKKFIERRPFQ; encoded by the coding sequence ATGGACAGAGGAAATAAATCTGCAGTGACAAATTTCATCCTTGAAGGGTTAACAGACAGGCCAGAGCTCCAGATTCCCCTCTTACTCCTCTTCTTGAGCATCTATGTTGTCACTGTTTTGGGGAACCTGGGCATGATAACACTGATTGGTGTCAGTTCTCACCTGCACACTCCCATGTACTACTTACTCAGCAGTTTGTCTTTCATTGATGTCTGTCATTCCACTGTAATAACCCCCAAGATGTTGGTGAATTTTGTGTCGGAGAAGAACATCATCTCCTACAATGGGTGCATGGCTCAACtctatttcttcctcatttttgtaATTGCTGAGTGTCACATGTTAGCAGCTATGGCCTATGACCGTTATGTTGCCATCTGTAGCCCCTTGCTATATAATGTTATCATGTCCCATCAGGTATGCATTTGGTTGGTCGGTGGGGTGTACATGATGGCCTTTGTTGGCGCCACAGCTCACACAGGCTGCATGCTTAGAGTGTTCTTCTGTAAGGACCTCGTCAACCATTATTTCTGTGATCTCAATCCTCTCCTAGAGATCTCTTGCTCCAGCACCTATGTTAACGAAGTGCTAGTTCTTTGCTTCAGTGCATTTAATATCCTCACCCCAACTCTGACCATTCTTAGCTCTTATGTCTTCATCATTGCCAGTATCCTCCGCATCCGCTCCACTGATGGAAGGTCCAAAGCTTTTAGCACCTGCAGCTCCCACATGACAGCTGTTGGTATCTTCTTTGGCTCAGCTGCATTCATGTATCTTCAGCCCTCTTCAGTCAGCTCCATGGAACAAGCAAAAGTGTCCTCTGTGTTTTACACAATCCTTGTCCCCATGTTGAACCCCCTAATTTATAGCCTGAGGAACAAGGATGTCAAAGTGGCCATGAAGAAATTCATAGAAAGAAGACCGtttcagtga
- the LOC123238953 gene encoding olfactory receptor 8G1-like yields MDTGNNSAVTEFILAGLTYWPELQIPLFLLFLSIYVVTMVGNLSMITLIVVSSHLHTPMYNLLSSLSFIDLCHSTVIIPKMLVNFVSEKNIISYNGCMTQLYFFLIFVIAECHMLAAMAYDRYVAICRPLLYNVIMSNRVCIWLVIGVYVMAFVGATAHTGCMLRVFFCKDNVINHYFCDLNPLLELSCSSIYINEMMVVCLSAFNILTPILTIFSSYIFIIASILRIRSTKGRSKAFSTCSSHMAAVGVFFGSGSFMYLQPSSVSSMEQGKVSSLFYSIIVPMLNPMIYSLRNKDVKVAMKKFIERRIFW; encoded by the coding sequence ATGGACACAGGAAACAATTCCGCAGTGACTGAGTTCATACTTGCAGGACTAACATATTGGCCAGAGCTGCAGATTCCTCTCTTTCTACTATTCTTGAGTATCTATGTAGTCACCATGGTGGGAAACTTAAGCATGATAACACTGATTGTTGTCAGTTCTCACCTGCACACTCCCATGTACAATTTGCTAAGTAGTTTATCTTTCATTGATCTCTGTCATTCCACCGTAATTATCCCCAAAATGTTAGTGAACTTTGTGTCAGAGAAGAACATCATCTCCTACAATGGGTGCATGACTCAactctatttctttctcatttttgtaattgCTGAGTGTCACATGTTGGCAGCTATGGCATATGATCGTTATGTTGCCATTTGTAGACCTTTGTTATATAATGTCATCATGTCCAATCGGGTCTGCATTTGGTTGGTAATTGGGGTGTACGTTATGGCTTTTGTTGGCGCCACAGCTCACACAGGCTGCATGCTTAGAGTGTTCTTCTGTAAGGACAATGTCATCAATCATTACTTCTGTGATCTCAATCCTCTCCTAGAGCTCTCTTGCTCCAGCATCTATATTAATGAAATGATGGTTGTTTGTCTTAGTGCATTTAATATTCTCACTCCAATTCTGACCATTTTTAGCTCTTATATTTTCATCATTGCCAGCATCCTCCGCATCCGTTCCACTAAAGGGAGGTCCAAAGCCTTTAGCACCTGTAGCTCCCACATGGCAGCAGTTGGTGTCTTCTTTGGTTCTGGTTCATTCATGTACCTACAACCATCTTCAGTCAGCTCCATGGAACAAGGGAAAGTGTCCTCTCTGTTTTACTCAATCATTGTCCCCATGTTGAACCCTATGATCTACAGCCTGAGAAACAAGGATGTCAAAGTTGCCATGAAGAAATTCATAGAGAGGAGAATCTTCTGGTGA
- the LOC123238954 gene encoding olfactory receptor 8D1-like: MTAGNFSTEIEFVLVGLTNQPELQLPLFFLFLCIYVVTVVGNVGMILLIIASPPLHTPMYYFLSSLSFVDFCYSSAITPKMLVNFLGKRNTIPYFKCMAQLFFFVVFVVAEGYLLTVMAYDRYVAICNPLLYNVIMSYQVCSLMVAAAFALGFISAMAHTSFMMKLSFCKSHIISHYFCDVLPLLNLSCSSTKINEILLHVIAGFNTLVPTLAVLISYAFILASILRIRSTEGRSKAFGTCSSHLMAVVIFFGSITFMYFKPPSSKSMEQEKVSSVFYTTVIPMLNPLIYSLRNKDVKKALRKAFREKEF; encoded by the coding sequence ATGACTGCAGGAAATTTCTCCACTGAGATTGAATTTGTTCTTGTGGGATTGACAAATCAGCCAGAGCTCCAGCTTCCTTTATTCTTCCTATTCCTGTGTATCTATGTAGTCACTGTGGTGGGAAATGTGGGCATGATCTTATTAATTATTGCTAGTCCTCCACTTCATACTCCCATGTACTATTTCCTCAGCAGTTTGTCTTTTGTAGATTTCTGCTATTCTTCTGCCATTACACCTAAAATGTTAGTGAATTTCTTAGGGAAGAGGAATACTATCCCTTATTTCAAATGTATGGCCCAGCTTTTTTTCTTTGTGGTCTTTGTTGTTGCAGAAGGATACCTTCTGACAGTCATGGCTTATGATCGCTATGTTGCTATTTGTAACCCACTGCTATATAACGTGATCATGTCCTATCAGGTCTGCTCTCTGATGGTGGCAGCTGCCTTCGCTTTGGGCTTTATCTCAGCCATGGCCCATACAAGCTTCATGATGAAACTCTCCTTCTGCAAATCCCACATCATCAGTCATTACTTTTGCGATGTCCTTCCCCTACTTAACCTCTCCTGCTCAAGCACTAAAATCAATGAAATACTGCTTCATGTCATTGCTGGATTTAATACTTTAGTGCCCACCTTGGCAGTACTTATTTCTTATGCTTTCATCCTTGCCAGCATTCTCCGCATCCGTTCCACAGAAGGTAGATCCAAAGCCTTTGGTACCTGTAGCTCCCACCTCATGGCTGTGGTTATCTTTTTTGGGTCAATCACATTCATGTATTTCAAACCACCTTCTAGCAAGTCTATGGAACAAGAAAAGGTATCTTCAGTATTTTATACAACTGTGATTCCTATGTTGAATCCCTTGATCTACAGTCTAAGAAATAAGGATGTAAAGAAAGCATTAAGGAAAGCTTTTAGAGAAAAGGAGTTCTGA